In Silene latifolia isolate original U9 population chromosome 3, ASM4854445v1, whole genome shotgun sequence, a single window of DNA contains:
- the LOC141648011 gene encoding protein NRT1/ PTR FAMILY 1.2-like isoform X2: protein MSLMQGMIIMWMTTVLPKIKPPPCNPLVPNNTCQSPTAGQYAFLILAFILMSIGAGGIRPCSQAFGADQVHQRENSKNKRVLETFFNWYYACTCLSVVIALTVVVYIQDHFGWRIGFGVPVILMFLSAVSFFVASRWYLTMKVQRSLFTSLTQVIVAAYKNRKTSLSIQGSNVQYYQTKDMISSNPSDKLRFLNKACIIQDPDDITPEGLPRNAWRLCTVDDVEGLKSLLRVLPVWSSTVMMSVTVSVGSFPVLLAMTMDRHLGSKFEIPAASFSTFLVVVIVVWIPIYDRVLLPTTSKICGRPVRLNVKLRMGIGLFCSFMSMVAAGTVESIRRQKAIVAGFENNPMGVIQMSAMWTIPQYIFGGLAEAFNGIGQTEFYYSELPKNMSSIATCLNGVGMAFGSLIASLILNVVNGITKKQGKEGWIASNVNQGHYDYYYWLLAILSFLNLFYYMYCSWAYGPLIEQRKKVVPRETKEEELAMLRNTSRHEKGELQDNFKVLK, encoded by the exons ATGTCTTTGATGCAGGGAATGATTATTATGTGGATGACAACCGTTCTTCCGAAAATAAAGCCTCCACCGTGTAACCCATTAGTCCCCAACAACACCTGTCAATCCCCGACTGCAGGGCAATACGCGTTTCTAATCCTTGCTTTTATTCTAATGTCAATTGGGGCTGGTGGCATTAGGCCTTGCTCTCAGGCGTTTGGTGCCGATCAAGTGCATCAGAGAGAAAATTCCAAGAATAAGAGGGTTTTAGAGACTTTCTTTAACTGGTATTATGCTTGCACTTGTCTTTCAGTTGTTATCGCCTTGACAGTGGTTGTGTACATTCAAGATCATTTTGGGTGGAGGATCGGGTTTGGAGTTCCCGTTATCCTTATGTTCTTATCTGCAGTCTCTTTCTTTGTTGCTTCTCGGTGGTATTTAACCATGAAGGTACAAAGAAGTCTGTTTACCAGCTTGACTCAAGTCATTGTTGCAGCTTATAAGAACAGAAAAACGAGTCTTTCGATTCAaggctcaaatgtgcaatattaCCAAACAAAAGATATGATATCGTCAAACCCAAGTGATAAATTAAG GTTTCTGAACAAAGCCTGCATCATTCAGGATCCTGACGATATTACCCCTGAAGGGTTGCCGAGAAATGCATGGAGACTCTGCACAGTTGATGATGTTGAAGGGTTGAAGTCCCTTCTTAGAGTCCTCCCGGTTTGGTCATCTACAGTTATGATGTCGGTTACTGTAAGTGTAGGTTCATTCCCGGTCCTGTTAGCCATGACGATGGACAGACACTTGGGCTCAAAGTTTGAAATCCCGGCTGCCTCTTTTAGTACGTTTCTAGTCGTTGTCATAGTAGTTTGGATTCCCATCTATGACCGCGTACTCCTTCCTACAACATCAAAGATATGTGGCAGACCTGTTAGACTCAACGTAAAGCTAAGAATGGGAATCGGTCTCTTTTGCTCCTTCATGTCAATGGTGGCCGCCGGGACTGTAGAGAGTATTCGTAGACAAAAGGCCATAGTAGCGGGTTTTGAAAACAATCCAATGGGTGTAATCCAAATGTCCGCCATGTGGACGATTCCTCAATATATCTTTGGTGGTTTAGCCGAGGCCTTCAATGGAATCGGACAAACAGAATTCTACTACTCCGAGCTCCCCAAGAACATGTCAAGTATCGCAACTTGTCTCAATGGTGTAGGGATGGCATTCGGAAGCTTAATCGCCAGCTTGATATTAAACGTGGTGAACGGAATTACTAAAAAACAAGGGAAGGAAGGTTGGATAGCGAGTAACGTGAACCAAGGTCACTACGACTATTACTATTGGCTTCTCGCTATATTGAGCTTCCTGAATCTATTTTACTACATGTATTGTAGTTGGGCATACGGACCGCTCATCGAGCAAAGAAAAAAGGTTGTTCCTAGGGAGACTAAGGAAGAAGAGTTGGCTATGCTTAGGAACACAAGTAGGCATGAAAAGGGTGAATTGCAAGATAATTTTAAGGTGTTGAAATGA